A genomic region of Cryptococcus gattii WM276 chromosome F, complete sequence contains the following coding sequences:
- a CDS encoding general RNA polymerase II transcription factor, putative (Similar to TIGR gene model, XP_571421.1) — protein MDRLQRTRSQHFVSSPRKTASPLITRHTLYPRHPPKKRRLGVTTFAASCNEAGTNYSSALEDDPEKAVMKRGESSSALAGKTSRSRTQSRPARRKSDGKIWADSLSNGKDGEGAASPKKRKRSRAGSLSTEDSWVETSGDEWEPDFIAESDRNLINYAPSTTLHRLRKAELVRLWKVAGMWDSEDIPDDTNEDEMVGDMGKKELVDGLIAARIHQTGRLISPLPSSPNRRIRRQSTLSPIPATPPPSSPLAESSSPGVTPKPRPRTRSRVRLETPLVRRQPRPSRPTRTLTKRHTKSEARSRRIRSQLAKKVKGKSETGDESELTELSDSDNGANGVEHTPIVKRLRPRGVRGGNFMKEPSTDVTDFEDDAEEADAEATEVEEEPQPKERKSRSKSISQVNLSKYGGDVDMAPASEQRSSKSLPTRGAKKKAIERMQGIERGREDEDMEMDKEGDIEMEKGTPTPQPATPPRSGLPSRSSTPKLDQDSAMVDSPTLSVATETETTTRPVHTTRSGKAFGAIQNRRLQLLQEARNDPDMDDGDGSDEEDGQPELDVNLSEATMASLVRLLRDELVQMCEARGIEVGGTKPQLAKALLEWRDEQKGSYPSSTSTARPSPPRTAMPRRKSKSKSKSKSRSKFKSNKHVPAIGTAVHAPGKPTPVLLRSHIHANDPETPPLSKGEEGDVEEEKKGTEAELNLDLQELGLEDSVIKPSQLTKLEKIGSGGFKDVYVGKFRGRKVAISEFRSHLSEMDIRELKLLAEFSHPNIVRFVSCSLSRGGILAYIEQRGICIPEDSTHVPCMLVSELCENGDLFDYIRNVPCPTLKRLLSLMLDIARGLEYLHTRKPSIIHRDCKSSNILINRSGVAKVGDFGLARVKNSTRSMIRSLVGTVNWQAPELWHPTPRYDYKVDVFSAGMVYWEMMSGWIGEKKYPWEGHNEHYIYDAVGTKHRRPPVTGMRKHWGSEPVNLMERMWHQGPAERPTMTDVVHDLESMLAELK, from the exons ATGGATCGACTACAGAGGACAAGGTCTCAACACTTTGTCAGTTCACCTCGGAAGACCGCATCTCCTCTTATAACCAGGCATACTTTATACCCTCGTCACCCACCAAAAAAACGCCGTTTAGGCGTGACGACCTTCGCGGCGAGCTGTAATGAAGCTGGAACAAACTATTCTAGCGCATTGGAAGATGATCCGGAAAAGGCCGTTATGAAAAGGGGCGAGTCTTCCAGCGCACTGGCTGGTAAAACCAGTCGATCGCGGACACAATCGAGACCTGCCAGACGTAAAAGTGACGGCAAGATTTGGGCAGACTCACTATCGAATGGAAAGGACGGTGAAGGCGCCGCTAGCCCCAAAAAACGAAAACGGTCAAGAGCCGGGTCGTTATCAACGGAGGACAGCTGGGTGGAAACCAGTGGAGATGAATGGGAGCCAGACTTCATCGCCGAGA GCGACCGAAATCTGATAAACTATGCACCATCGACAACATTACATAGACTACGTAAAGCTGAATTAGTGAGATTATGGAAGGTAGCCGGTATGTGGGATAGTGAAGACATTCCAGACGATACGAATGAGGACGAAATGGTTGGTGATATGGGTAAGAAAGAGCTTGTCGATGGTCTTATTGCTGCC CGAATACATCAAACAGGGCGCCTTATTTCGCCGCTTCCCTCATCTCCAAACCGTCGTATTCGCCGACAATCTACACTTTCCCCTATCCCTGCTACCCCTCCGCCGTCCTCTCCACTTGCCGAATCATCATCCCCAGGTGTGACTCCAAAACCGCGACCTCGTACAAGGTCACGCGTTCGATTAGAAACTCCCCTCGTTCGTCGGCAGCCACGCCCTTCACGTCCAACTCGTACTTTGACTAAACGCCATACTAAGTCGGAGGCGAGATCCAGACGAATAAGGTCTCAGCTGGCAAAGAAAGTCAAGGGTAAAAGCGAGACCGGCGACGAAAGTGAACTTACCGAGTTATCTGACTCTGATAATGGTGCAAACGGAGTAGAACACACGCCCATAGTAAAAAGATTACGGCCTAGAGGAGTGCGAGGAGGAAACTTCATGAAAGAACCCTCAACAGACGTTACGGATTTTGAAGATGATGCCGAAGAGGCCGATGCGGAAGCCACtgaagtggaagaagagccCCAGCCAAAGGAAAGGAAGTCGCGAAGCAAATCCATCTCTCAGGTGAACCTTTCAAAATACGGTGGCGATGTTGATATGGCCCCAGCGAGCGAGCAAAGGTCATCAAAAAGCCTTCCTACGAGGGGagccaagaagaaggcaatTGAACGGATGCAAGGTATTGAACGCGGTAGGGAAGACGAAGACATGGAAATGGATAAGGAAGGAGATATTGAAATGGAAAAAGGGACGCCTACGCCACAGCCAGCAACCCCTCCACGAAGTGGGCTTCCTTCCCGCTCATCGACTCCTAAGCTCGACCAGGATTCTGCTATGGTCGACTCGCCCACACTATCCGTCGCAACTGAGACCGAAACAACTACTCGGCCAGTACACACTACTCGCTCCGGCAAGGCTTTCGGTGCAATCCAGAATCGTCGTCTCCAACTTCTTCAGGAAGCACGGAATGACCCCGACATGGACGACGGGGATGGAAGtgacgaggaggatggaCAACCTGAACTGGATGTAAATTTGAGCGAAGCTACGATGGCGAGCTTGGTGAGGCTATTGCGAGATGAGTTAGTGCAGATGTGCGAAGCCCGAGGAATTGAGGTTGGAGGTACTAAGCCGCAGTTGGCAAAGGCGCTATTAGAATGG CGCGATGAGCAAAAGGGCTCTTATCCATCTTCAACCTCAACCGCTCGaccatctcctcctcgtACTGCTATGCCTCGACGCAAGTCTAAATCTAAATCTAAATCTAAATCTCGATCTAAATTCAAGTCCAATAAGCATGTACCCGCTATCGGCACCGCCGTTCACGCACCCGGTAAACCTACGCCAGTTCTTCTTCGCTCACATATTCATGCCAACGACCCCGAAACGCCACCTTTGTCCAAGGGTGAGGAAGGTGAtgtggaagaggagaagaaggggacAGAAGCAGAGTTGAACTTAGATCTCCAAGAGTTAGGATTGGAAGATTCAGTTATTAAACCGAGCCAATTGACAAAGCTAGAGAAGATTGGCAGTGGCGGCTTCAAGGA TGTATACGTCGGGAAGTTTAGGGGCAGAAAGGTGGCGATCTCTGAGTTCAGAAGCCATTTGAGTGAGA TGGACATAAGAGAGTTGAAGCTGCTTGCTGAATTCAGTCATCCAAACATCGTTCGCTTCGTAAGTTGCTCTTTATCCAGGGGGGGCATCCTCGCTTATATCGAACAGAGGGGTATCTGTATTCCCGAAGACTCTACCCACGTGCCATGCATGCTCGTCAGCGAGCTGTGTGAGAATGGCGATCTGTTTGATTACATT CGCAACGTCCCGTGCCCCACTCTGAAGCGCCTCCTGAGTCTTATGCTCGACATCGCTCGAGGCCTAGAATACCTTCACACCCGCAAACCTTCTATCATCCATCGAGACTGTAAATCTTCCAATATCCTCATCAATCGTTCTGGGGTGGCCAAGGTAGGAGATTTCGGCTTGGCACGTGTGAAAAACTCGACGAGGTCTATGATTAGAAGCCTGGTGGGGACAGTGAACTGGCAAGCGCCCGAACTTTGGCATCCGACGCCTAGATATGACTACAAAGTAGACGTGTTCTCGGCCGGGATGGTGTATTGGGAAATGATGTCAGGATGGATTGGAGAGAAG AAATACCCTTGGGAAGGACATAACGAACATTACATTTATGATGCTGTTGGGACGAAGCATCGCCGCCCACCTGTGACAGGCATGCGCAAGCATTGGGGATCTGAGCCGGTGAATCTGATGGAGAGAATGTGGCACCAAGGTCCTGCCGAGAGACCGACGATGACAGATGTAGTGCATGATCTTGAGAGCATGTTAGCAGAGCTCAAGTGA
- a CDS encoding formate dehydrogenase, putative (Similar to TIGR gene model, INSD accession AAW44112.1~Formate dehydrogenase (NAD-dependent formate dehydrogenase) (FDH)), whose amino-acid sequence MVKVLAILYSGGKAAEEESRLLGTVENRLGFADWLKKEGHEFVVTADKEGPNSEFQKHLSDTEILITTPFHPGYLTAELMEKAPKLKLCVTAGVGSDHIDLEAANKKKITVAEVSGSNVVSVAEHVMMSILLLVRNFVPAHEQIQADDWNVAQVARNAFDLEGKVVGTVGCGRIGYRVLQRLQPFQCKELLWFDYADLPAEAAKAIKARRVEKLEDMVAQCDIITINCPLHEKTRGLFNGELISKMKPGSWLVNTARGAICDRNAVKKALESGHLRGYAGDVWDVQPAPKDHPWRHMANPLGGGNGMVPHYSGTTLDAQTRYAEGTKEIIRRYFAGEEQDPSNLIVIDGDYASKSYGDRAGKKKEQSQVKAAK is encoded by the exons ATGGTCAAA GTTCTTGCGATTCTCTACTCTGGAGGCAAGG CTGCCGAAGAGGAAAGCCGACTCCTCGGTACCGTCGAAAACAGACTTGGCTTTGCTGATTGGCTCAAGAAAGAGGGCCACGA ATTTGTTGTCACTGCCGACAAGGAGGGTCCCAACTCTGAGTTCCAGAAGCACCTTTCCGAC ACTGAGATCCTTATCACCACCCCTTTCCACCCTGGCTACCTTACCGCCGAGCTCATGGAAAAGGCTCCTAAGCTCAAGCTTTGTGTAACTGCTGGTGTTGGATCTGA CCACATCGACCTTGAAGCCGccaacaagaagaagatcaCTGTGGCTGAGGTTTCTGGCTCCAACGTTGTGTCCGTTGCCGA GCACGTGATGATGTCCATATTGCTTTTGGTGCGGAACTTTGTTCCCGCTCACGAGCAGATCCAAGCAGATGATTGGAACGTCGCCCAAGTTGCTCGTAACGCCTTTGACCTCGAAGGTAAGGTTGTCGGTACTGTAGGCTGTGGTCGAATCGGATATCGAGTCCTGCAGAGATTGCAACCCTTCCAGTGCAAGGAGCTTTTGTGGTTCGATTACGCCGATCTTCCCGCTG AGGCGGCCAAGGCTATAAAGGCTCGACGAGTGGAGAAGCTCGAAGACATGGTCGCGCAGTGTGATATCATCACCATT AACTGCCCCCTTCACGAGAAGACTCGCGGTCTCTTCAATGGAGAACTCATCAGCAAGATGAAGCCTGGTTCTTGGTTGGTCAACACTGCCCGAGGCGCCATCTGTGACCGCAATGCAGTCAAAAAGGCTTTGGAGTCTGGCCACCTCCGAGGCTATGCTGGAG ATGTTTGGG ATGTCCAGCCCGCCCCCAAAGACCACCCCTGGAGGCACATGGCCAATCCTCTCGGTGGAGGTAACGGGATGGTTCCCCACT ACTCGGGTACTACTCTTGATGCCCAAACCAGATATGCAGAAGGTACCAAGGAGATCATCAGGCGTTACTTTGCAGGCGAGGAGCAGGATCCTTCCAACTTAATCGTTATCGACGGTGAT TATGCGAGCAAATCTTACGGTGACCGAGctgggaagaagaaggagcagaGCCAGGTAAAAGCAGCCAAGTAA
- a CDS encoding uncharacterized protein (Similar to TIGR gene model, INSD accession AAW44110.1) produces the protein MPPKGKKTKAEEALDFLSNLDNLDAPDTSNPPPTGDTPRGSTDSTRKSLSASRELPSKTTSKPTAEDEEAESALAFLNAQINQKRAKPLSDSRAGTPLSAAGSSTAAGAASTSTPKPKTPAEEPINTPTETPAPAQSSGGWGSSFWSTATSALQSAQRVADEQYQKVKSEGVNGVTGQLENLRANVKSVPGVDLNKLRKGAEERLGGFVRGVDLDKIRKDLVNTTTSTLTTILDTVAPPISEHETLELWLSHPMIGYAGVEGVVYRAWARILEQTESGELIIVWSPSPAPAEGSGEPRSINPVEGWEAAWELGKREVAAIKTREEEKPQGRAKATRNMPVTTVPIFLHLQPLLVPLPYAEPPIHSSSSTQDKPFTPPNHLYFLFTLEDPSHSLKFTTVSQPTPSDWMDVEYENSEWVEERLVEVLRTGVEVIAQDYVATRMGLKPSAPQAAAVAALVEQANQEGEGKVATDEKKDD, from the exons ATGCCTCcaaagggaaagaagacaaAGGCAGAGGAGGCACTGGACTTCCTCTCCAACCTGGATAACCTTGATGCGCCAGACACGTCCAATCCTCCTCCTACAGGCGATACTCCGCGCGGCTCAACAGATAGCACTCGCAAGTCTCTTTCGGCTTCAAGAGAGCTTCCAAGCAAGACAACTTCCAAACCGACGGCtgaggacgaggaggcGGAATCTGCTTTGGCATTTTTGAATGCCCAGATCAATCAGAAGAGAGCGAAACCGTTGAGTGACTCTCGAGCGGGAACACCTCTTTCAGCCGCCGGATCGTCTACCGCAGCCGGCGCTGCATCCACATCTACTCCTAAACCCAAGACGCCTGCTGAAGAGCCCATCAACACGCCCACAGAGACCCCTGCTCCTGCTCAATCATCGGGCGGTTGGGGTTCCTCCTTTTGGTCTACAGCGACTTCTGCCCTTCAATCTGCACAGCGTGTTGCCGATGAGCAGTATCAGAAGGTCAAGAGTGAAGGCGTCAATGGTGTTACAGGCCAGCTAGAGAATCTTCGTGCCAATGTCAAATCTGTGCCTGGAGTGGATCTCAATAAGTTGAGAAAAGGTGCGGAGGAGAGACTCGGAGGATTCGTCAGGGGAGTGGACTTGGATAAAATTC GAAAGGACCTTGTCAACACTACCACCTCAACTCTTACCACCATTCTCGATACAGTTGCTCCACCCATCTCAGAACATGAAACCCTTGAGCTTTGGCTGTCCCACCCCATGATCGGATATGCCGGTGTCGAAGGTGTCGTCTACCGCGCCTGGGCTCGTATCTTGGAACAAACCGAAAGCGGAGAGCTCATTATCGTATGGtctccttctccagctCCTGCTGAAGGCTCGGGAGAGCCAAGGAGTATCAACCCCGTCGAAGGCTGGGAGGCCGCTTGGGAACTaggaaagagagaggtGGCAGCTATTAAGACCcgggaggaggaaaaaCCTCAAGGCAGAGCAAAAGCCACCCGCAACATGCCTGTTACCACTGTTCCTATCTTCCTTCACCTCCAACCCCTCCTTGTCCCTCTTCCTTACGCCGAACCGCCTATCCACTCTTCCAGCTCCACTCAGGACAAGCCGTTCACCCCGCCTAACCACTTGTATTTTCTCTTCACTCTCGAAGACCCTTCTCACTCATTGAAATTCACGACTGTCAGCCAACCGACTCCCTCGGACTGGATGGATGTCGAGTACGAAAACTCTGAATGGGTCGAAGAAAGATTGGTCGAGGTGTTGAGGACTGGTGTAGAAGTTATTGCTCAAGAT TATGTTGCCACCAGAATGGGCCTCAAGCCTTCCGCTCCTCAAGCTGCTGCTGTGGCAGCGTTGGTGGAGCAGGCTAATCAAGAGGGGGAAGGCAAAGTGGCGAcagatgagaagaaggatgatTAA